One window of the Populus trichocarpa isolate Nisqually-1 chromosome 9, P.trichocarpa_v4.1, whole genome shotgun sequence genome contains the following:
- the LOC7478586 gene encoding non-specific lipid transfer protein GPI-anchored 12: MSKLAITTIFLTLTIFSTVPAKTSGATAPVAAPAPVSGDLAPAAPGPTAVNECLTPLLNMSDCLGYVTQGSNLTVPDKNCCPELAGLIDSNIICLCQLLGGDIAEQFGISLDKGRALKLPATCKIDAPSATLCSAVGYPVQAPASGPSTGSTPQGPSPSTGDNKESVASSIAGSAYAIFGGLASSFLLTLF; this comes from the exons atgtcGAAACTAGCGATCACCACCATATTTCTCACCCTAACCATCTTTTCAACAGTGCCAGCAAAAACGTCAGGAGCCACGGCTCCGGTGGCAGCACCTGCACCCGTTTCAGGTGATCTTGCTCCGGCAGCTCCCGGACCAACAGCAGTCAATGAATGTTTAACTCCATTGTTGAACATGTCTGATTGCTTGGGGTATGTAACACAAGGAAGTAACTTGACAGTCCCTGACAAGAATTGCTGTCCTGAGCTTGCCGGGCTGATAGATAGCAACATTATATGTTTGTGTCAGTTGCTTGGTGGTGATATTGCTGAGCAATTTGGGATCTCACTTGATAAGGGAAGAGCTCTCAAGCTTCCTGCAACTTGCAAGATTGATGCTCCTTCAGCCACCTTGTGCTCGG CTGTGGGATACCCAGTACAAGCTCCAGCAAGCGGTCCATCAACAGGCTCAACACCTCAAG GTCCATCTCCATCAACTGGAGATAATAAAGAGAGCGTTGCTTCAAGCATTGCTGGCTCAGCTTATGCAATCTTCGGCGGCTTAGCATCTTCATTTCTCCTAACATTGTTCTGA
- the LOC7460092 gene encoding short-chain dehydrogenase/reductase 2b isoform X1, with translation MILLRILFPGSCYFNAACLPQQVHLTPRKQIISRNHPKITAMATNGDHSRVEKYAVVTGANKGIGLETVRQIASKGVTVVLTARDEKRGTDATCMLHNMGLTNVVFHQLDVLDPVSIESLAKFIKDRFGRLDILVNNAGASGVVVDEERLRAMNIDPETWLSGKATNMVQQVIKTSYETAVECLNTNFYGVQRLTEALLPLLQLSPSGARIVNVSSLRGELWRIRGDDLRNELGDLETLNEEKLDSILKRFLKDLKENTLEAGGWSLMLPAYSISKATLNAYTRFLAKRHPNMLINCVHPGYVNTDINWHTGPMPVEEGARGPVKCALLPDGGPTGCYFDQTEVASF, from the exons ATGATTCTTTTAAGGATTCTGTTCCCTGGCAGCTGCTATTTTAATGCTGCTTGCTTACCTCAACAGGTTCACCTCAccccaagaaaacaaatcatctcAAGAAATCATCCTAAGATCACAGCAATGGCGACCAATGGCGACCATTCAAGAGTGGAGAA GTATGCAGTGGTGACTGGTGCGAACAAGGGCATTGGTCTTGAGACAGTGAGGCAGATTGCTTCTAAGGGAGTTACAGTGGTGCTAACAGCTAGAGATGAGAAGAGAGGGACGGACGCCACTTGTATGCTACACAACATGGGTTTGACAAATGTTGTGTTTCATCAACTTGATGTCTTGGACCCAGTTAGCATCGAGTCCTTGGCCAAGTTTATCAAGGATAGATTTGGAAGGCTTGACATCCTG GTTAACAATGCTGGAGCTTCTGGAGTGGTAGTTGATGAGGAACGCTTGAGGGCCATGAATATAGATCCTGAAACTTGG CTTTCAGGCAAGGCAACCAACATGGTTCAACAAGTGATTAAGACATCTTATGAGACAGCAGTAGAATGCTTAAACACTAATTTCTACGGTGTCCAAAGATTAACAGAAGCTCTCCTCCCGCTTCTGCAGCTTTCCCCTTCAGGGGCCAGGATAGTTAATGTATCATCTCTCAGGGGTGAGCTATGG AGAATTCGAGGAGATGATCTAAGAAACGAGCTTGGGGATTTGGAGACACTGAATGAAGAGAAACTGGATTCAATATTGAAGAGATTCTTGAAAGATTTGAAAGAGAATACACTTGAAGCTGGTGGATGGTCATTGATGCTGCCAGCTTATAGCATCTCGAAGGCCACCCTTAATGCCTACACTAGATTCCTTGCCAAAAGGCATCCTAACATGCTCATCAATTGCGTTCATCCTGGCTATGTCAATACAGATATAAACTGGCACACAGGACCAATGCCAGTAGAAGAGGGAGCTCGAGGTCCTGTCAAGTGTGCCCTTTTACCTGACGGAGGACCTACTGGCTGCTATTTTGATCAAACTGAAGTCGCCAGCTTTTGA
- the LOC7460092 gene encoding short-chain dehydrogenase/reductase 2b isoform X2: MATNGDHSRVEKYAVVTGANKGIGLETVRQIASKGVTVVLTARDEKRGTDATCMLHNMGLTNVVFHQLDVLDPVSIESLAKFIKDRFGRLDILVNNAGASGVVVDEERLRAMNIDPETWLSGKATNMVQQVIKTSYETAVECLNTNFYGVQRLTEALLPLLQLSPSGARIVNVSSLRGELWRIRGDDLRNELGDLETLNEEKLDSILKRFLKDLKENTLEAGGWSLMLPAYSISKATLNAYTRFLAKRHPNMLINCVHPGYVNTDINWHTGPMPVEEGARGPVKCALLPDGGPTGCYFDQTEVASF; encoded by the exons ATGGCGACCAATGGCGACCATTCAAGAGTGGAGAA GTATGCAGTGGTGACTGGTGCGAACAAGGGCATTGGTCTTGAGACAGTGAGGCAGATTGCTTCTAAGGGAGTTACAGTGGTGCTAACAGCTAGAGATGAGAAGAGAGGGACGGACGCCACTTGTATGCTACACAACATGGGTTTGACAAATGTTGTGTTTCATCAACTTGATGTCTTGGACCCAGTTAGCATCGAGTCCTTGGCCAAGTTTATCAAGGATAGATTTGGAAGGCTTGACATCCTG GTTAACAATGCTGGAGCTTCTGGAGTGGTAGTTGATGAGGAACGCTTGAGGGCCATGAATATAGATCCTGAAACTTGG CTTTCAGGCAAGGCAACCAACATGGTTCAACAAGTGATTAAGACATCTTATGAGACAGCAGTAGAATGCTTAAACACTAATTTCTACGGTGTCCAAAGATTAACAGAAGCTCTCCTCCCGCTTCTGCAGCTTTCCCCTTCAGGGGCCAGGATAGTTAATGTATCATCTCTCAGGGGTGAGCTATGG AGAATTCGAGGAGATGATCTAAGAAACGAGCTTGGGGATTTGGAGACACTGAATGAAGAGAAACTGGATTCAATATTGAAGAGATTCTTGAAAGATTTGAAAGAGAATACACTTGAAGCTGGTGGATGGTCATTGATGCTGCCAGCTTATAGCATCTCGAAGGCCACCCTTAATGCCTACACTAGATTCCTTGCCAAAAGGCATCCTAACATGCTCATCAATTGCGTTCATCCTGGCTATGTCAATACAGATATAAACTGGCACACAGGACCAATGCCAGTAGAAGAGGGAGCTCGAGGTCCTGTCAAGTGTGCCCTTTTACCTGACGGAGGACCTACTGGCTGCTATTTTGATCAAACTGAAGTCGCCAGCTTTTGA